From the genome of Spinacia oleracea cultivar Varoflay chromosome 2, BTI_SOV_V1, whole genome shotgun sequence, one region includes:
- the LOC110799704 gene encoding protein FAR-RED IMPAIRED RESPONSE 1-like → MGGNKSGVKDSETGKLNSLRTYVWRCECHGRPKYRRMVNGRVVTCVEEPILKRKTKKCSCPVMLYGARTKENLWVVKSVVTEHLNHIPTPTKSNHISMFRVRKITQTILKQIENDNDSGAHVAQIFNNLAGRRNGVENIGFTKKDVHNILNRRMRLRLRDGDAVAMINYLDKMTKDNQKFFHLHRLDKIGKLQDVMWVDARSRAAYEYFGDVVCFNSTYLTNKYELPFSNFVGVNHHGQTILLGCALVSHETAERFVWLFRAWLSCMGGKAPAAIMTDQDAAMRKEIRIAMPMPKTRHRWCMWHIMQKFSRKLGSMTDFPQIKVALQNVIYNSLTPVEFEEGWAEVVETFKLKEAKECYKWLVGIDHGISYMALSLREMWIPAYVKHIFWAGMQTTQRVESINSFFDGYLKKNTRLYQFSPRYCKAMESRANDEKSADVNCCRFTRSLVGEFAVERKF, encoded by the exons ATGGGAGGGAATAAGAGCGGGGTGAAAGACAGTGAAACGGGCAAATTGAATTCCCTGAGGACCTATGTTTGGAGGTGTGAGTGTCATGGACGGCCAAAATACCGGCGGATGGTGAATGGAAGGGTAGTTACCTGCGTAGAGGAACCAATTCTTAAGAGGAAGACGAAGAAGTGTAGTTGCCCTGTTATGCTATATGGTGCTCGGACGAAAGAGAATTTATGGGTTGTGAAGAGTGTTGTTACTGAACATTTGAACCACATTCCCACTCCTACCAAGTCCAACCATATATCCATGTTCCGGGTCAGgaaaataactcaaacaatcCTGAAACAGATTGAAAATGATAACGATTCAGGTGCACATGTGGCTCAGATTTTCAATAACTTAGCGGGAAGAAGGAATGGTGTAGAGAATATTGGTTTTACGAAGAAAGACGTGCATAATATTTTGAATAGGAGGATGCGATTGAGGCTACGAGATGGGGATGCTGTTGCAATGATAAATTATTTAGATAAAATGACAAAGGATAATCAAAAATTTTTCCATCTCCACCGGCTTGATAAAATAGGGAAGTTGCAGGATGTAATGTGGGTTGATGCTCGTAGCAGAGCCGCGTATGAGTATTTTGGGGATGTCGTTTGTTTTAACTCCACGTACTTGACAAACAAGTATGAGTTGCCATTTTCGAACTTTGTTGGGGTGAATCACCATGGGCAAACAATTTTGCTTGGATGTGCATTAGTGTCTCATGAAACCGCGGAAAGGTTTGTTTGGCTATTTAGGGCATGGTTGTCTTGTATGGGGGGTAAAGCTCCCGCTGCTATTATGACCGACCAGGATGCGGCTATGAGGAAGGAAATTAGAATAGCAATGCCAATGCCTAAAACCAGACATCGTTGGTGTATGTGGCATATTATGCAGAAGTTCAGCCGAAAATTGGGTTCGATGACTGATTTTCCCCAAATAAAAGTTGCCCTACAGAATGTCATATACAACAGTTTGACCCCTGTTGAATTCGAAGAAGGTTGGGCTGAAGTGGTGGAAACTTTCAAGCTGAAGGAGGCTAAGGAATGCTACAAGTGGCTAGTAGGTATTGATCATG GTATTTCATATATGGCATTGTCTTTG CGAGAAATGTGGATACCTGCATATGTGAAGCATATTTTTTGGGCGGGGATGCAGACGACTCAGAGGGTTGAGAGTATTAACAGTTTCTTCGACGGGTACTTGAAGAAGAATACGAGATTATATCAGTTTTCTCCTAGGTACTGCAAGGCCATGGAAAGTAGGGCCAATGATGAAAAATCTGCTGATGTGAACTGCTGTCGTTTTACTCGGTCTTTGGTTGGAGAGTTTGCTGTGGAGAGGAAGTTCTAG